In the genome of Arabidopsis thaliana chromosome 4, partial sequence, the window ttaattttaattttattttcaacatATTCAAGTAATTAATAGGATCGACTTGTTGGAAATTGTTTAAGTTCTACTTGTTGAATATTGTCAATTTATTTGGATCATGTTATTTAAGTTCTACTTGTTCCAAAAAGATATGAAAGCTAATTGGAACAGAAATTTGTctagtttcttaaaaaaaattggaaaatattattttaacgTATATTTTTTCagatatatttcaaaacataataaagaaatattttgatgatataaatttatttaggAGATGTATACAGTCTTAAGTTTTTCTTACATGAATTTGAGataaatcttttcttcttgaactGATTAAAGAGGGTATCAATGTCTTATTGAATCTCAATCCAGCGGACATAGATCAAAAGTCCAAAGCAACAACATGTGAACGCGTTTTGATATAAATACAATCATTATCCATTAACACGAACTTCCTTTTTTACATCATTTTTAACTTCATTGTAGGGGCGACGTGTTGAAGTCTTGAATAGGGGTGgacattttttggtttatttttagagagtttggatttggtttcattttcCCAAACTAGAGTTTAATAGAGTTCTGACCGAAGTTATTTATTTGGTGCAGATCAGTTTATTAGATCATTCATCAATTTCTTAttcattatttcatatttctaattttttttatgaaaattatcGATGGAATTGGTTTcccaaaattttgtattaactcgtattttcataattttctctttaacaGGTTATACAAATAGTAGTTGTCAACTTTACGTAAATTACATCAAATTTTaagtaataaattttaaaattctagaTGTTGTTAACAATgacaaacaaatttatttagtgACAGCATTTTTATTCAGTTAGTGTatacacttttgtttttgtcaaagactataaacttaaaacatttaaatataGATAGGAGTAGTTGAATCATCTTTGTAAGTTTGACTATTACAAAACTGAGTCTTAAAAGacattttatattaaaagatACCTCAGATAAGCAAACTCTTTTACACGAAAATAGACACTTGTTCCTTTCACCATTTATTATCCCTCCCTTACCGTGAGCAAGCTAACGAGCCGAGAAAACTACGCACGTACCAAATTAATACTTCAAGTAACTACTACCATTTACCAACATAATTCggtaaaaaaactaaacaaaaatccaaaatttgggAGTGATCAAACTTTATTAAGAGAGTTACTAACTAGGgtcacacacacatacatacatagaGCTTCACACCAAACAATTCTCGCTGAAACCAATAAACTTGGTCTTATGTCTTCTTTCATTTAATGTATatctctctcatcttcttcctctctaaCCACTTTCCTCCCTTAATTTCTATCcctatatttattttcctttcattttccTCTCCAACTAATTACACACACTTGAAGCTGAAAAAAATGCAGCCGTCCGGTGATCCGGCGCcggaaaaggagaaagagatgacGCAGCCAAAAGTGTCACTGCTTAAGCTCTTCTCCTTCGCAGATTTCTATGATTGTGTTCTAATGACTCTTGGATCCGTAGGAGCGTGCATTCATGGCGCCTCGGTTCcaatctttttcatcttctttggcAAACTCATCAATATTATCGGTCTTGCTTATCTTTTCCCAAAACAAGCCTCTCACAGAGTCGCCAAggtttttcaatattttagtttattcattttttcctTATGATATAGTATTGATATAGCTcgaaatatcaaatttataaaagaaaatttgagattCTTCGCCAGCTTACTCGGAGGTTGAAGTGAATTTTTACCtgatatttagaaaatttactatattgaaattaattacatatttatgCTAATTATCCGTTgttctatattttttcaacATGTTTGCTCGgcttaaattttatttattttggtgcAGTACTCGTTGGATTTTGTATACTTGAGTGTGGCTATACTATTTTCATCATGGTtaggtaaataaaaatacattaaaatcaaGTAATCTCTCTgagatatataattcttttctaattagaaaacaaatttaaaaaatggaaacagagGTTGCATGTTGGATGCATACGGGAGAGAGGCAAGCGGCGAAGATGAGGAGAGCTTATCTCAGGTCAATGTTAAGCCAAGACATAAGCTTATTCGACACCGAAGCTTCTACAGGAGAAGTCATCTCCGCCATCACCTCCGACATCCTCGTCGTCCAAGATGCTCTCTCCGAGAAGGTACATCTCTTAACCCAAACAAACCGGTATactgatttctttttcttttttttggttaagattTTGTGGTAGCTCAATTACTAGATTTGTTACGAAACCAGATACTTTTTGTGGTACCCATTCGTAAATAAATGCAttaggctttttttttttttaactatctatatatatacacaaataattatttgtttttgtgcaAATACCTACTAAAATCTGTTAATTAATGCATGGCCTCGGTTGATCAAATCtatagacatttttttttcaaccctataaatgatatttaggtcgttacatttaaaaatctcttacaTGGGTCGTTTTTTATGCACATGGCTTGATTAACCCGTTCAGTTTTAATGTGAATAACACTAATGGCTTAATCCAATAATGTTAaagatgattttctttttcttttcaacatttttttttttttgcattatcatttttcaaatttaataaagagaTTTTTGGCATGCATCGATCTCTTCTCattactttcttttctaaCTATATTCTAGATCTCTAGTTATATTCGTCATTTTTCTGAGACACTAATAAAGTGTAGACAAGTGTAGATgcctttattttctttttatcttcgGTCCTTGatgcaaaaataataaatgcaTTGTCTTTAATTCGGTTATAGCTGCATTGCATTTTGCATTTATAAGGCGGTCGAGTTTGATACgatttaattcatattttaatttttgaccTATATTTGGTTCTTTAATTTACAGATAGCTAGCCACAAAACAGTTAATCGcctaaattcaaaatttaaaatgtgaTCACGCAAATCCGGTTGGTTTATGATAATTTGTCTGGATTACTGGTAAATTTTGTCGCAGGTAGGGAATTTCTTGCACTACATAAGCCGGTTCATAGCCGGTTTTGCAATTGGATTCACTAGTGTATGGCAAATAAGTCTTGTCACTCTATCCATAGTCCCCTTAATCGCTCTAGCTGGCGGCATCTATGCGTTCGTCGCCATCGGACTTATTGCTCGTGTCCGGAAATCATACATCAAGGCTGGTGAGATTGCAGAAGAGGTTGGTTACTTCTTGGACAAGGAAACTTATAAGTGTATAGTTTTCagttatttttcatattagtGTCTAGTGCTGGTGTGTATCATATATCTATGTGATTATTCAGGTGATCGGGAATGTGAGGACCGTACAAGCATTCACCGGTGAAGAAAGGGCGGTGAGATTATACCGAGAAGCGCTGGAGAATACGTATAAGTACGGGAGAAAAGCTGGTTTAACCAAAGGATTAGGTCTTGGATCGATGCACTGTGTCTTGTTTCTATCTTGGGCCTTGCTCGTATGGTTCACAAGTGTTGTGGTCCACAAGGATATCGCCGATGGTGGCAAATCATTCACTACCATGCTCAACGTTGTCATCGCCGGCCTGTAAATATAAATCTCCCTAACTTGTTCGCTTGCTCTCCAcgtttcctttgttttctctttttgtggGATTATGAAGTGTACtctgtttttgggttttgtgtAGGTCTCTTGGACAAGCGGCGCCCGATATTTCTGCGTTTGTACGGGCAAAAGCCGCTGCTTATCCAATTTTCAAGATGATTGAACGGAACACGGTGACAAAAACAAGCGCAAAATCTGGCCGTAAACTAGGGAAAGTAGACGGGCACATTCAATTCAAAGACGCGACTTTCAGTTACCCATCTCGCCCTGATGTGGTGATCTTCGACAGGTTAAACCTAGCTATCCCTGCCGGGAAAATTGTGGCACTTGTTGGAGGAAGCGGATCAGGGAAGAGCACGGTCATATCTTTGATAGAGCGGTTCTACGAGCCTATTTCTGGAGCAGTGTTGCTAGACGGGAACAATATCAGTGAGCTGGATATTAAGTGGTTAAGAGGACAGATTGGTTTGGTTAACCAAGAACCAGCTCTGTTTGCAACAACGATTCGTGAGAACATTCTGTATGGCAAAGACGACGCAACTGCTGAGGAGATCACCCGTGCCGCAAAGCTCTCGGAAGCCATTTCTTTCATCAACAACCTCCCTGAAGGATTTGAGACTCAGGTCTGTCAATAGGATACCTTCGAATACAAAAAACAACTGTAGACCCTAGATTCCACTTTCGCCTTAGGGTAAAAGAAACATCAATGTCAAACCctaaaactctgttttttcacTTATAGGTTGGCGAGAGAGGGATTCAACTATCTGGCGGACAGAAACAAAGGATTGCTATATCAAGAGCAATTGTGAAGAATCCATCGATACTCTTACTCGACGAAGCAACAAGTGCTTTAGACGCAGAGTCGGAGAAGAGCGTGCAAGAAGCGCTGGATCGAGTGATGGTTGGGAGAACAACGGTGGTGGTGGCTCACAGACTCTCAACGGTAAGAAATGCTGACATCATAGCAGTTGTACACGAAGGTAAAATAGTTGAGTTTGGAAACCACGAGAATCTCATATCTAATCCCGACGGAGCctactcttctcttcttcgtctccaaGAGACTGCCTCATTGCAGCGTAACCCTTCCTTGAATCGCACGCTAAGCAGACCACATAGGTACTATCGCTTAGCACCATCCTCTGTCTCTCAACATTTTCATTCGAACTAGGTATAGAAACCAAACCCTTAATTCTCATAGCTGTTCTTcgttcttttttcttttcacatcTGCAGTATAAAATACTCGCGGGAACTATCAAGAACAAGATCCAGCTTCTGTTCAGAGAGGGAATCGGTAACTCGACCGGATGGGGCTGATCCATCCAAAAAAGTGAAAGTAACGGTGGGACGTCTTTACTCTATGATCCGTCCGGACTGGATGTATGGCGTGTGTGGCACGATATGTGCCTTTATCGCTGGATCTCAAATGCCCCTTTTCGCGCTTGGCGTCTCGCAAGCCTTAGTTTCCTATTACAGTGGTTGGGATGAGACTCAAAAAGAGATCAAGAAGATCGCTATCCTCTTCTGCTGCGCGTCCGTTATCACTCTAATTGTCTACACCATTGAGCATATCTGCTTTGGCACTATGGGCGAGCGTCTCACTCTCCGTGTCCGCGAAAATATGTTCAGAGGTTCGTCTCAAACTCTCAATGCAAGctttaaataaatgataaatttaaaattcttcAGAAATTAGAGATCccaatttttattatcatgTGATACttattctgtttttggtttaatagCAATCTTGAAGAATGAAATCGGGTGGTTTGATGAGGTGGACAACACAAGCTCAATGTTGGCATCGCGGCTTGAGAGCGATGCAACTTTGCTTAAAACCATAGTGGTCGATAGGTCAACGATTCTACTGCAGAACTTAGGTCTAGTTGTGACCTCTTTTATCATAGCATTTATACTCAACTGGCGTCTCACTCTTGTCGTCTTGGCCACATACCCATTGGTTATAAGCGGACATATCAGCGAGGTAATTAACGCACCGTTTTGccacttttaaaaattttcctttatgtttatgtttacgtttgtgtttttgttgtatttgtaGAAACTTTTCATGCAAGGATATGGAGGAGACTTGAACAAAGCATACTTAAAGGCCAACATGTTGGCCGGTGAGTCTGTTAGCAACATCCGCACGGTCGCTGCCTTCTGTGCTGAGGAAAAGATTCTAGAACTTTATTCAAGAGAGCTTTTAGAACCTTCCAAAAGTTCTTTCAGGCGTGGACAAATTGCAGGACTTTTCTACGGTGTCTCTCagttcttcattttctcttccTATGGCCTCGCCCTCTGGTATGTCTCTATGTATATAGAAGATTGTAAATTAATAGGCCTAGGGTTCAGACCAATAAAGAATAGGCATAGGGATTCACCGGTTTTAAATATTGAATTGTcaattgtttgatttgataGGTACGGATCAACTTTGATGGACAAAGGATTAGCGGGCTTCAAATCAGTGATGAAAACATTCATGGTTTTGATTGTGACGGCGTTAGCGATGGGTGAGACATTGGCTCTAGCTCCGGATCTGCTGAAAGGAAACCAGATGGTTGCGTCCGTGTTTGAGATCTTGGACCGGAAAACTCAGATCGTTGGAGAAACCAGCGAGGAGCTGAACAATGTGGAAGGCACGATTGAGCTCAAAGGCGTCCACTTTAGCTACCCTTCGAGACCAGATGTTGTAATTTTCCGGGACTTTGATCTGATAGTTCGTGCCGGAAAGAGCATGGCGCTCGTTGGACAGAGTGGATCTGGGAAAAGTTCTGTTATTTCACTCATTCTCCGGTTCTATGACCCGACTGCTGGAAAAGTCATGATAGAGGGTGAGTGCACTTGACTTAGACCTATGAACACAAAATTCTTGCGTTTCAAGAAATAACTAAGGTTTCTTGGATCAAAAGACAGTAGTTGTTTAGttgaaataaatttgtttttttccctcttaCCCAAATTGCAGGAAAAGACATCAAGAAACTAGATTTGAAAGCATTGAGGAAACACATTGGTCTTGTTCAACAAGAACCAGCACTTTTCGCCACAACAATCTACGAGAACATTTTGTATGGAAACGAAGGAGCATCTCAATCTGAAGTCGTCGAATCAGCTATGCTCGCAAATGCTCACAGCTTCATTACCTCTCTCCCAGAAGGTTACTCTACCAAAGTCGGTGAACGTGGAGTTCAAATGTCAGGCGGGCAGAGACAGAGGATCGCTATCGCTAGAGCCATTCTCAAGAATCCAGCAATTCTATTACTTGACGAAGCCACAAGCGCTTTGGACGTTGAATCTGAGCGTGTGGTAGGTTTCTTTACCATTAGactttgtaaaatttaatcacAATGGACTAATGAGTATACAACGAATGAATATTGTTAGGTACAACAAGCATTGGATCGGTTAATGGCTAACCGGACGACTGTGGTAGTTGCTCACAGGCTATCGACGATCAAGAACGCTGACACGATAAGTGTATTACACGGAGGTAAGATCGTAGAGCAAGGCAGCCACCGTAAGCTCGTTCTAAACAAGAGTGGTCCATATTTTAAACTTATCAGTcttcagcagcagcaacaacctTAAATTAAGTactatactttatttattgaaaaactctttttatttttatttttgtggaaAATATTGATCATATACTCATTTGATGTGATTATCTTAATCTTCTTGATTTACcgttggtaaaaaaaaagttacgaAATCCAAAATAGGAAAATGTTCTGAAACGTTGGCTATGTATTTTCACCCAAATTTggatttagttatttttgagCACTGTCTTTATCGTCAGCACGTTTCACTGCGACATTCTCCAAAGGAAATGATCAACAAAAGGACAACTTGATTGGTTTCAGGAATCTCCAGAGTTCATCATGTCCTACTAAATGACAAAACCCTTTACAAAAAGGGAGCCATCAccacaaataattaaataaaaccaaGTCAAATTAAAACTGTATTAACTATTTCACCAACACCAAGTTGAAGTTTtctaattactattttttttttttgtcaaacatcATCTTTAATATGTTATAAATCGTTTgcataattttgttataatttgtttgtattatttggttataaaatCTCCCACCTTTTTGGTTATTTCACACATCTTTTACTTATACAAAAATCTTTCctgattttaattaaataaagcTAAAACACTTTAGTAATAcaagtaaaattaaaaacaaaacaaaaaaattcggGAAAAGTATTTGGTGTGATAAATTCCCTCTCCAGCTTCTCGGTGACACAGATATTTTGCTTCCAAATAAAACGAGTCCGGTCACTGGCGCTCACTGACTTCGTCTTCCTCCATCTCCGATCCATTGGTTTAACAAGCGCGTGAGGGCCAGATAGACCGAGAATCATGGGAAACGGAAACTCAACGGAGACGAAAGAGTCGCGCCGATCAAAGATGCGtaagaagattcaaaactTTCGCAGCCGCCGCCGTCTTAGTCGTCCAGGATCCGGAAGCGTCTCTGGATTGGCTAGTCAGAGATCTGTGAGCGCAGATGATTTCGCCGGCATTGCTCTTCTCACTCTTATCGGCGTACGGCTTTACTTCTCTCCTGATTGTATATTGTCCTAGTCAACTTCGTATTTCGATTACGATAGTCATGTGTCTTTTGGCATCTTTCTCTTAGGCGGAGATGAAGTTCAAGGACAAGTGGCTCGCCTGTGTTTCCTTCGGGGAACAAACTTTCCGTTCGGAAATTTCAGATTCGTATGTTACCAACGATTTTTCAAACTCTTGCTTGTAACTTTTTGGAATCTTATACTTAACAATGTCTTGTTTCTGTTGAATTTTGCAGCACAGAGAAGCCGATTTGGAACTCGGTAAGAAAACTCTCGATTACTATTTCTTTGTAGCGCCTTTTGTGAATAGTTGGGTATTGTATcggttttgtgtgtttctgtATATAGGAAAAGAAGCTTCTCCTGGAGAAAAATGGACCAAGTCTGGCTAGAATCTCTGTATTTGAGGTGTGAAGTATTCAGAGTTTTTTTACGTTCTGCTTTCTAGATTTGGGGTTTAGTTATTGATCTGTTGAGatgattttccttttcttgatGCAGACCAATAGACTCTTGAAGAACAATATCGTTGGTTATTGTGAGCTTGATCTACTTGATTTCGTAGTACAGGTCAGTAactaaagtttgttttttcatatgaAAGCTGTTTAAGTTGTTTATCCGTTATTCCTCTAGCTCGACTAATAAGTATCAGCTAGTTTTTTCTATCACTTATCTTCCATTGTTTGAGGAGATTCAGCCACAGTTTAGCTGATAATAGTAGGTGCATGGATTAGATATCTTGAATGATTAATCGACGAGAAACTTGTTTGTTTACATGTTTATTTTACTTCTCTTTTGTATAATGTGATATAGGAACCTGACTCTACTTGCAAGTCATTTGACCTGTTAGACCCGGCCTCATCTAACGTTGTTGGCAGCATGTTTGTTTCATGCTCCGTTGAGGTATGCAGTATGTTAAACGTTAAAACAGTGGCTAAACAACGCGGTGGTAATGGTTTCTGATTTGTGGTTGCTCATATTTGCAGGATCCTGTTGAAACCGAGACATGTTTCGCGAAGCGTATTTTGTCCATAGTGGTATGCTTTACTTAATTTTCCACTGTTTGTTCAGTTCTTGTGATGCTTTGTGATTTTAACCTCATTTGCATGgtacaatttttgttttctttaattttctaatgATTGATGATAAAGACGTTTTTAATCAGATTTACAAGCTACTTTCTCTTTTCGATGGCTTCTTTAGCAGTTTTTTCTCTTGAACTTTATGGCATCCTGCAGCCGTTATGATTGATTGTTGGAGTCTTTCATCTAAATGCAGGATTATGACGAAGATGGAAAACTCTCATTCTCAGAGTTCTCTGATCTGATGAATGCTTTTGGGAATGTAGTGGCTGCTAACAAGGTTTGACCTTCAGCAGCTTTGTCACCTCTTTCTGCTTTTCGTGCTTGtgtatatgtatttgtttccTATAGTGTAGTAGCAATTAGTCTGAGAAATGTCAAATACCAAAAGTTGTCTCCTAggcatttttttataagatacTGCTAGAttgctgtttttttgttctgaagGCACTCTTGATGTTTTCACTTAATTGATTACCAGAAAGAGGAGTTGTTCAAAGCCGCTGACCTGAATGGGGATGGTGTTGTTACAATTGATGAGTTGGCTGCACTTCTTGCCGTTCAACAGGAACAGTAATAACATTCTATACAGTGCCAATGTTGAGAACTTCtgtatatacacaaatatttGTACATCCTTGAATCCCAGTAATTTGCATGCATTGATTGCAGGGAGCCAATTATAAATAGTTGTCCGGTTTGCGGTGAGGCTCTTCAACTTGACAAGCTCAATGCAATGATCCATATGACTCTCTGTTTTGACGAAGGAACTGGTAATCAAATGACCGGAGGGTTCTTGACTGATAGGCAGGCTTCATATGGGTtagatttcttgtttttaaaagatttgaataTGACATTCTATGTAGCTTATATGTTCTTTGCTTGATAGGCATTCaactttttaacaattttcagATGGATGTTCAAACTAAGTGAATGGACTCATCTATCAACTTATGATGTTGGTTTGAATACTGGTTCAAGTGCTTCACATATTGTGGTATCTTTCCTTTCGACTACTTTTGTTTATGTCATGATAAACATCTAATTTGGAGGCCTATTATCaagttgtttgattttctatatTCATTCAAAGTAGTGAATCCTGGCTTGAGCGATGCCTGATATTTGTTGCATTCCTCCTATCAATTTTTGTGGATTTCGTTTGAGTATCTCCTAATGGTGAGAAAATGCACTAAAAGTATACTTACTTCGATATTTGCTTTAGGTGATTGATAGGAAGACTAAGAGGCTCGTGGAAGAGTTGATTGATTCAAAGATTGTTATGTCTATGAGAGCTATTTACCAGTCAAAAATAGGACTCCGGCTTATGGACCAAGGTAACAAACTGGGTCCTTAACCTCTAATATGCACCTGGCCATAGTGCCTTTGTGATGAAGTGCTACACATTCTTGCCATTGTATCAAAGCAAACAAGTCTTCATTATGGATTGATATCCTTGATGCAGGAGCAAAAGAGATTTTGCAGAACCTTTCTGAGAAACAGGGGAAAAAAATGAACTCAGTTGAATCTGCCCAAAATATTCCCAGCTTTCTCGAGTTTTTCAAGGtgtagattatttttttattagttattatgtGTCAAATGGCTGCTGAGTTTAAGCCGGACACAACTTGGCTTGTGGCTTGGTGATATTGATATAATATCTTAGAAAAACTTCTGTGATTATTAACTGAAATCCGATCTCGATATTACTATTGGGAATTGAAATACTATGAGAAATCTTCCGATAGAGATAAGGAAACACTCCTCTCTTATACTTTCTAGAGATAACAATGGGTAGATTGGAGTTGCTTCACTAGATCTCCTTGATTTTTATAAAGGATCGCCCTCCTTTTGTAAGTTTAGATGAACTGAAAATTGAATTATGTACTTGTTGCAGGATCAAATAAACATGGCCGAAGTCAAGTATCCTCTGGACCATTTTAAGGTACGCAAAGGCAACTCATGGTATGATTTCAACCACGAGATTACAATAGAAGTGTTAgtagttataaaataaatatgtaagTGACACTGAGGTAAATCTAAGCTAAACTTTTTGCCGGTTTTATCAAAGATGGGAAAAACCctttataatttggtttaacTATAAAGCTTGTGTACTTTTCATGGATTTGAAAGGTGGTCATTTTACTTGCAGACGTTCAATGAATTCTTCGTACGGGAGTTAAAGCCTGGTGCAAGACCAATTGCGTGCATGGATCAGGATGATGTTGCTGTATCTGCTGCTGATTGTCGATTAATGGCATTTCAATCGGTTGATGATAGCACACGGTTCTGGATCAAGGTAAAGCGGCCTCTAGAGTATTCACAATACACTAGGCAAGGCATATGAAAAGTTGAATAACTCTTAACACAATTGATGCTGCTGATAACCTGCAACACTGTACAACTGTTACTCGCTATTCTAAAATTTTCAGACTGTTTTCAATATTGTTAGGGCCGTAAGTTTTCAATCAAAGGCCTCCTTGGAAATGATGTGCAGTCGGATGCTTTCCTTGATGGATCTTTGGTGATATTCCGATTGGCGCCACAGGTACAAGAGGACTCCATGCTTCTTGTCGTTTGATCAAAAGCTAAAAATTAACACTTGTTTCGCTCTCTTTTTGCATTTATTGATCTATTACAGGACTATCATCGTTTTCATTCTCCTGTCTCTGGTGTCATTGAAAAGTTTGTCAATGTTTCTGGAAGCTTATATACGGTATTGCATCTGCCTTTTCACGTTGAAGAGCATTCTTCTCTTCcgttattttcttattggaGTTACTTTTGTATCCTTGGTTCTCAGGTTAATCCGATTGCTGTCAATAGCAAGTACTGTAATGTGTTCACTGAGAATAAACGGACCATCGTAATTATATCAACAGCAGAGTTTGGAAAGGTATGTCATCTTGTATAAGTCATAAACATCTTTTTTCTCGGTCTGCTGATGAAAATATTTCTCAGTTGCCTCTTGTGCTTGATGCTTTGAACTCAAATTGAAGCAGTATTTTATAAACGAAGGTGTACAATGAAATCTGATCTTATCGCAGAACTTGATCTCAGCTTAATATATGTAACAGGTCGCATTTGTTGCGATTGGAGCAACAATGGTTGGTAGTATCAGCTTTGTTAGGCAAGAGGGAGACCATGTGAAGAAAGGGGACGAGGTAATCAATTCTGAACCTTTTTTCTAATTGAAAGATATGTCATTCTTTCTTATGCAATTCTAAACTAGCATTCTCCTTTTTCCAGCTTGGTTACTTTTCATTTGGTGGAAGCACAGTTATATGCGTCTTTGAAAAGGTTAgcttttaactttgtttttcttacagtACCCTAGAAATGAATTGTCTTGATTTGAAAATCTTGTGACAAAAtatcttacatttttgtaatACTGTCCCTGGATGAGTTATTGCATTTACATCAACCTTACCTTTCACGTGACATGTATTACAGGACTCGATTAAGATTGATGAGGATCTCTTAGCTAACAGTGCTAGGTCCTTGGAGACATTAGTTACTGTTGGAATGCAACTTGGTGTCTCCTTTCCAAAGCTGGAAAACTGTGTACTTGAGCCCTGAACTGCTTCAAACTATGTGAGTTAGTACGAAACGACAGATGATTTTctatggtttggtttgatttgatttagttttcacttttcatcAAGAAAGAACTCAATTCCTCTCTGTTTAATACACAATGACTTTGctctgtatatataaacaccaGTATGTCCCGGGCAGTGATACTTGTTAATGTTTACGGTATTTCGCTTTTTTTGTTGAGTGTTTTTCCTAGGTGACAATTTTACATGCAAATAAGGTTAAACACATGTCTGTCTCTATTCCGGTCTTAATGAAGAGACTTTGTCTGtataactctctctctctctttctttttcacctCTTTCCCTCACCCTCTCTGGCTCTCTCATTCTCTGTTGAGTTGAACTTACTAAAAGCACAAATGGTTTGGGCAAATGCTAAGATGAGGCTAGCTTTGTCTCTTGT includes:
- the PSD3 gene encoding phosphatidylserine decarboxylase 3 (phosphatidylserine decarboxylase 3 (PSD3); FUNCTIONS IN: phosphatidylserine decarboxylase activity; INVOLVED IN: N-terminal protein myristoylation, phospholipid biosynthetic process; LOCATED IN: endoplasmic reticulum; EXPRESSED IN: 23 plant structures; EXPRESSED DURING: 13 growth stages; CONTAINS InterPro DOMAIN/s: EF-Hand 1, calcium-binding site (InterPro:IPR018247), C2 calcium/lipid-binding domain, CaLB (InterPro:IPR008973), EF-hand-like domain (InterPro:IPR011992), Calcium-binding EF-hand (InterPro:IPR002048), Phosphatidylserine decarboxylase-related (InterPro:IPR003817), EF-HAND 2 (InterPro:IPR018249), Phosphatidylserine decarboxylase (InterPro:IPR005221); BEST Arabidopsis thaliana protein match is: phosphatidylserine decarboxylase 2 (TAIR:AT5G57190.1); Has 30201 Blast hits to 17322 proteins in 780 species: Archae - 12; Bacteria - 1396; Metazoa - 17338; Fungi - 3422; Plants - 5037; Viruses - 0; Other Eukaryotes - 2996 (source: NCBI BLink).), whose protein sequence is MGNGNSTETKESRRSKMRKKIQNFRSRRRLSRPGSGSVSGLASQRSVSADDFAGIALLTLIGAEMKFKDKWLACVSFGEQTFRSEISDSTEKPIWNSEKKLLLEKNGPSLARISVFETNRLLKNNIVGYCELDLLDFVVQEPDSTCKSFDLLDPASSNVVGSMFVSCSVEDPVETETCFAKRILSIVDYDEDGKLSFSEFSDLMNAFGNVVAANKKEELFKAADLNGDGVVTIDELAALLAVQQEQEPIINSCPVCGEALQLDKLNAMIHMTLCFDEGTGNQMTGGFLTDRQASYGWMFKLSEWTHLSTYDVGLNTGSSASHIVVIDRKTKRLVEELIDSKIVMSMRAIYQSKIGLRLMDQGAKEILQNLSEKQGKKMNSVESAQNIPSFLEFFKDQINMAEVKYPLDHFKTFNEFFVRELKPGARPIACMDQDDVAVSAADCRLMAFQSVDDSTRFWIKGRKFSIKGLLGNDVQSDAFLDGSLVIFRLAPQDYHRFHSPVSGVIEKFVNVSGSLYTVNPIAVNSKYCNVFTENKRTIVIISTAEFGKVAFVAIGATMVGSISFVRQEGDHVKKGDELGYFSFGGSTVICVFEKDSIKIDEDLLANSARSLETLVTVGMQLGVSFPKLENCVLEP